From Oncorhynchus kisutch isolate 150728-3 unplaced genomic scaffold, Okis_V2 scaffold2043, whole genome shotgun sequence:
ttcaacctctctttcatatcgtctgagattcccaaagattggaaagctgctgcggtcatccccctcttcaaagggggagacactctagacccaaactgctacagacctatatctatcctaccctgcctttctaaggtcttcgaaaggcaagttaacaaacagatcaccgaccatttcgaatcccaccatcgAATCCCAtattctccgctatgcaatctggcttccgagctggtcatgggtgcacctcagccacgctcaaggtcctaaatgatataactgccatcaataagagacaatactgtgcagccgtattcatcgacctggccaaggctttcaatcaccacattcttatcggcagactcaacagacatggtttctcaaatgactgcctcgcctggttcaccaactacttccctgatagagttcagtgtgtcaaatcggaggtcctgttgtctggacctctggcaatctctatgggggtgccacagggttcaattctcgggccgactcttctctgtatacatcaatgatgtcgctcttgctgctgatgattctctgatccacccctacgcagatgacaccattctgtatacttctggcccttctttggacactgtgctaactaacctccagacgagcttctatgccatacaacactccttccgtggtctctaactgctcttaaatgcaagtaaaactaaatgcatgctcttcaaccgatcgctgcccctacctgcccgcctgtccaacatcattactctggacggttatgacctagaatatgtggacaactacaaatacctaggtgtctggttagactgtaaactctccttccagacccacattaagcatctccaatccagaaTTAAatttagaatcggcttcctaattTGCAAGAAAGCATCCTttgctcatgctgccaaacataccctcgtaaaactgactatcctaccgatcctcgactttggcgatgtaatttacaaaatagcctccaacactttactcaacaaattggttgcagtctatcacagtgccatcggttttgtcaccaaagccccatatactacccaccactgcgacctgtatgctctcgttggctggccctccctTCATACTcgtggccctcgcttcatactcgtcaccaaacccactggctccaggtcatctacaagtctttactaagtaaagccctgccttatctcagttcactggtcaccatagcagcacccacccgcagcacgcgctccagcaggtatatctcactggtcacccccaaagccaattccttctttgtccgcctttccttccagttctctgctgccaatgactggaacgaactgcaaaaatcactgaagctggacactcatctccctcactaacttcaagcaccagctgtcagagcagctcacagctcattgcacctgtacatagcccatctgtaaatagcccatccaactacctcaacCCATACGGTAtttatttgctcctttgcaccccagtatctctacttgcacattcatcttcttcacatctaccactccagtgtttaattgctacatCGTAATTaactcgccactatggcctattttattgccttacctcccttttcttacctcagttgcacacactgtatatatacttttttcctattgtgttattgactgtatgtttgtttattccatgtgtaaatctgtgttgttgtttgtgtcgaactgctttgctttatcttggccaggtcacagttgtaaatgaaaacttgttctcaactagtctacctggttaaataaagttgaaatatatttttttaaatatgaaaaAAAAACAGGTTCAACGAGTAATATGGAATTTATGTCTGGAGTAGTTGACTTGATAGAACCTCGCTGCATTCATTCACTGAAGGCCTGTATCAACCTTTTGAAGCTATTAACTACTTGCATGTAAAAGGACGACTTTCAATGGGATAGAATCCTGAATCAAACGTTATTTGTTCTACAATCTGGTACACAAACAGACCTCTATAGCAAAATAGACCATAGATCTATCACATGGGTTGGAACTGAACAAGCTATTGTCAGTTCTATGAATCAATGACTGCTGTTTGAACTGAATAATTACACTCTGATGAGCTGCAATCGAGAAGCCGAAGACATACTGGACATGCATTTACAAAGCTGCAAGCTGTTAGTATTGTGGTTTAAATGGCTGTGGTTGCAGTCCACTAAACAGTCACAGTGAAGATATCACACATAATGATCACATAATCATGCCTAAATGCCAAAGGGACAGTTTCTCAGACACAGATCAAGTtttgtcctggactaaaaagcactttcaaaAGAGATTCTCCCTTGGCAATGCTTTGTAGTCtgggactaggcttaatctgtgtccggtaAACTGGCCCAGGGAGTAGCAGTGACAACAAAGAGAGGAGGTACTTGTGGTCTCCAACCTCTGGAGGgcgctctccatctccctcctctcctctttggcCTCTTTGATCTGGAAGGTGACTCTGGCCAGGAATTCCTCAAAGTTCGACAGGAGGTGAGGCTCGTCCCTCCTCAGCTGGGCCCACAAGCTGCGCACCTCGCCTGgactggaggaggggggagagagacaaagacagagggtAGAGTTCTGATAAAACTACAGGGACCGGTCACATTCAACTTACCGGTTGACCTCCACTATATCAGAAACCATTGGAATCACTGTAAAGACACAGGGGTCCAAAAGCGTAGAGGGGTAAGTTGAAAGTTCAACCCCACACTTTCCAAGATGAGGCAACAACCCCAAACAAAGATATTTGGGGAATACATACAAGGTGCAATATTGTAATGTTGCATATGTAATATTGTATAGTAATAAAGTAAGTAATAATGTGAGGTGCGGTTAACTCCACCCACTCCTGGAACACGTTGCTGGCCCCTAGGCTCTCCAGCAGCATACAGAAgtgactctcctcctcatcctcccaccCTCCAGTCAACCTCTCATCCCATTGGCTCTGGTACAGGGCTTCTGAGGGCTTCCTAGAAGTGGGGAGGGCGGGTGCTGCGTCCTCGCCTACAGAGATCCTCCGGCTGTGCAGGAACTGACCTGGGGACAGAGCAGGAAGCATAAGCATCACCAGCAAGATGTCGTAACATCAGTTTGAATTACAAATCAGAGGGTGTTTCAATTTTGAAAGTGCCCTGCACTCACAATTATCAAGTTTCTGATGGTTGTGAAAAGAGAACTCAAGTTTAAGTTTGTAAGTGCATTTTATACAGAGTACAACCTATCCTTACCTGGGTGAGCATCTACTCCCTGCCAGCTAGGAGATAAATTAATCTATACCTTATCTTTGTCACGTTTGAATGTGGTCCCTCACTCCATTGATCTCGAAACATAAGTTATTGAACCAAGAGTAAACCATGAAACATACAGCAGATTGTCCCTTGGGGATGAATAAAGTcatattgaattgaattgaaattgaatgtaGGGAGATAAAGAGAAAAATAGGGAACTCACTGAATCCTGATGAGAACACTTCGAGGGTGAGGTAGCCGTTCTGGTCAGTGTTCAGGGAGTCAAAGACATTATCCAGTTCTTCAGCAGTGAGGGTTAGTTCTCTGTGAAGCCTCTGTGgaacacagacacgcacacacacgcgcacacgcacgcacacgcacatgcacatgcacacacgcagatgcacatgcacaaacacaagaAATAGATTGTTTCTTCTGCTAAGAGATGTAACACAACTCAAGCCCAACAGTCCTCTCCTGCTTCACTCCAAAGAGAAAGACATTCAAGTCAGTAGCATTGGATGTGCATCTACTACAGCTGTAATATCTGTCACCCTGGACCTTGTCCTGCCTCTTTGAATAGAAATGTATCAAGGAAAACACGCGAAAGAAAGACATTGAATAGAAAATGGGAGTGATTAACTGAGTTTACACCATTATTGTGGATTTCATCTTGTCAGTGCCAGTGGTGTGGTCAATGCTAGACCTGATTGTGGATTTCATCTTGTCAGTGCCAGTGGTGTGGTCAATGCTAGACCTGACTGTGGATTTCATCTTGTCAGTGCCAGTGGTGTGGTCAATGCTAGACCTGATTGTGGATTTCATCTTGTCAGTGCCAGTGGTGTGGTCAATGCTAGACCTGATTGTGGATTTCATCTGGTCAGTGCCAGTGGTGTGGTCAATGCTAGACCTGATTGTGGATTTCATATTGTCAGTGCCAGTGGTGTGGTCAATGCTAGACCTGACTGTGG
This genomic window contains:
- the LOC116369015 gene encoding EF-hand calcium-binding domain-containing protein 4B-like isoform X3; the encoded protein is MSDSTLFRATRILCRSISSDMEESEAKGRGGAVPMRKSSDRRGSDWGSIAMLDKTKEFFQTCDVEGKGFITRTDMRRLHRELTLTAEELDNVFDSLNTDQNGYLTLEVFSSGFSQFLHSRRISVGEDAAPALPTSRKPSEALYQSQWDERLTGGWEDEEESHFCMLLESLGASNVFQDPGEVRSLWAQLRRDEPHLLSNFEEFLARVTFQIKEAKEERREMESALQRLETTSTSSLCCHCYSLGQFTGHRLSLVPDYKALPRENLF